One Synergistaceae bacterium DNA segment encodes these proteins:
- the rpmI gene encoding 50S ribosomal protein L35 produces the protein MSKQKLKSHSGAKKRFFKTAGGKFAYRKCSRSHILVHKKQSRIRRLKETGYVDEALAGQMKHLLPYA, from the coding sequence ATGTCAAAGCAGAAACTGAAGTCGCACTCGGGAGCGAAGAAGAGATTCTTCAAGACAGCGGGCGGGAAGTTCGCGTACAGGAAGTGCAGCCGGTCGCACATTCTGGTGCACAAGAAGCAGAGCAGGATTCGCCGCCTCAAGGAGACAGGGTACGTTGACGAGGCACTCGCAGGACAGATGAAGCACCTTCTGCCCTACGCCTAG
- the rplT gene encoding 50S ribosomal protein L20 gives MRVKGASQSNRKRKKLFAITKGYWGQRKNVYRRAREAYLAALSRAYNDRKRKKRDFRRLWITRISAAVRAEGMSYSVFMNGLKKAGITLNRKVLSEMAIHDAAAFSELVAKVKAGK, from the coding sequence ATGAGAGTTAAGGGAGCATCGCAGAGCAACAGGAAGCGCAAGAAGTTATTTGCCATCACCAAAGGCTACTGGGGACAGCGCAAGAACGTTTACCGCAGGGCACGCGAGGCATACTTGGCCGCGCTGTCGAGGGCGTACAATGACCGCAAGCGCAAGAAGAGGGACTTCCGCCGTCTGTGGATAACGCGCATCAGTGCTGCAGTCAGGGCAGAAGGCATGAGCTACAGCGTGTTCATGAACGGCCTCAAGAAGGCAGGGATAACCCTCAACCGCAAAGTCCTCTCCGAGATGGCAATACACGACGCAGCAGCTTTCAGCGAACTCGTCGCGAAGGTGAAGGCCGGGAAATAA
- the pheS gene encoding phenylalanine--tRNA ligase subunit alpha, which translates to MPEQNLSVGAVREAFSQALGAALTLSELDDIRVRFTGKKGELTLLLRSLGKLPPEQRKDAGREVNALRDEIEAQLEAAGRKIRDAENERTEASERIDVTLPAKGRRAGAFHPVMQTMHEIVNIMQGLGYSVASGPEVEEDFYNFECLNIPKWHPARDMQDTFYFSDGKLLRTHTSPVQIRAMHKWGAPLRIVCPGKVYRRDNDTTHSPMFNQMEGLLVDKNVSFSVLKGTITEMINAFFGRSLKSRFRASYFPFTEPSMELDIECVECSGHDEHCRVCHGTGWLEVAGMGMVHPNVLRAGKIDPDEYNGFAFGIGLDRMAMLKYGIADLRLLFDGNVSYFLSGFGGAESC; encoded by the coding sequence ATGCCGGAACAGAATTTATCCGTTGGTGCTGTCCGTGAAGCCTTCTCTCAGGCTTTGGGGGCAGCATTAACTTTATCGGAACTTGATGATATACGCGTAAGGTTCACCGGCAAAAAGGGAGAACTTACGCTGTTACTGCGCTCACTCGGGAAACTTCCGCCGGAACAGAGAAAAGACGCTGGCCGCGAGGTCAATGCTCTGCGTGATGAGATCGAGGCTCAGCTTGAGGCAGCAGGCAGGAAGATCCGCGACGCTGAGAACGAACGCACCGAAGCATCAGAGCGCATTGACGTAACCCTTCCGGCAAAAGGCAGGAGGGCGGGAGCTTTTCACCCCGTAATGCAGACCATGCACGAAATTGTGAACATCATGCAGGGGCTGGGGTATTCCGTCGCGTCAGGGCCTGAGGTCGAGGAAGACTTCTACAACTTCGAGTGCCTCAACATCCCGAAGTGGCATCCGGCCAGAGACATGCAGGACACCTTCTACTTCTCCGACGGAAAATTACTCCGCACGCACACTTCACCTGTACAGATACGCGCAATGCACAAGTGGGGAGCTCCGCTGAGGATCGTCTGTCCGGGCAAAGTCTACCGCAGGGACAATGACACGACTCACTCGCCGATGTTCAACCAGATGGAAGGATTATTGGTGGACAAGAATGTGTCGTTCTCCGTTCTTAAGGGCACGATTACCGAGATGATTAATGCTTTCTTCGGGAGAAGCCTCAAGTCCAGATTCAGGGCAAGCTACTTCCCGTTCACTGAGCCGAGCATGGAGCTGGACATTGAGTGCGTAGAGTGCTCGGGGCATGATGAACACTGCAGGGTCTGTCATGGCACAGGCTGGCTTGAGGTCGCGGGCATGGGCATGGTTCACCCTAACGTCCTCAGAGCCGGGAAGATTGACCCTGACGAGTACAACGGCTTTGCGTTTGGGATAGGGCTCGACAGAATGGCTATGCTCAAGTACGGCATTGCGGATCTGCGCCTGCTGTTTGACGGGAACGTTAGCTACTTCCTGTCCGGGTTTGGAGGTGCTGAAAGTTGCTGA
- a CDS encoding phenylalanine--tRNA ligase subunit beta yields the protein MLISWELLKDFVDIRHTVDEVAERLTFSGSEVEGITYCAGKMKGVVAARIDVLEQHPASAKYSVATLDTGTGRKVCVTSAHNMKQGDYVLYAGDGSVLPDGTVMGTRDFAGVLSYGMMLSAEELGLHDVDDPSGLLILPDEVTPGTDAAAIYHIGDVILDVSITPNRGDTLSHLGMAREIAGLFHDAVLKTLAWMLPLKQDKEWSESFGKISLPDDGCLCYRLGLATGATIAPSPLTARIDLAHLGMRPITNAVDVTNYVMLMLGQPLHAFDLNTLPAREITVRSARDGETMLTLDGKDRVLTSRDMLITSGGEAIALAGVMGGEQTGINPDTRTIVIESASFSAQRVSHTSRRLGINSEAAFRFSRTVDPELSKTALTAACALMRKWCGAEVDYRPLSAENGTYTPSAITLTRKKLGTYLSWDDMTEAASILEGFGIKQVSEGEFLPPSWRPDITIEEDLIEEVGRYRGYNDAPDELPGALPRRADIGENMNLAAHLRTLMMSRGFTEVVTYSFLPEDFPQKLRIEAEPLTIANPISRDQMAMRTTLLPGLLMGLKASITSGWREPARMFEQGRVFIGGTEPEHLAALLFNGTDTRSANADRAEGFFELKADVEAVIRSRGYEPSFVAGKEAFLHSGQTACIMVEGEKVGWLGRVKPALEQELDVQGVYAFELDASVLAKTKKPAFAPLSQFPASYRDVSMLVSEDRSSAEVLQDIRSVAGELLESVRLFDVYAGTGIPEGFRSLAYTLSYRAADRTLTVEEVEEVHGKVREQLGGKGYVIR from the coding sequence TTGCTGATTTCGTGGGAACTCCTTAAGGACTTCGTGGATATCAGGCACACTGTCGATGAAGTTGCGGAGAGGCTGACGTTCTCGGGCTCTGAGGTTGAGGGCATAACGTACTGCGCGGGGAAGATGAAGGGAGTTGTCGCCGCGAGGATTGACGTGCTCGAGCAGCACCCGGCTTCGGCCAAGTACTCGGTCGCGACGCTGGACACCGGCACGGGGCGGAAGGTCTGCGTAACCAGCGCGCACAACATGAAGCAGGGAGACTACGTGCTCTATGCTGGCGACGGCTCGGTTCTGCCTGACGGTACGGTCATGGGGACGAGAGACTTCGCGGGTGTGTTGAGCTACGGCATGATGCTCAGTGCGGAAGAGTTAGGCCTTCATGATGTTGATGACCCGTCAGGACTGCTCATTCTTCCTGACGAAGTTACGCCGGGAACTGACGCGGCGGCCATCTACCACATCGGGGACGTAATCCTTGACGTGTCCATCACCCCCAACAGAGGCGATACCCTAAGCCATCTCGGAATGGCTCGTGAGATTGCAGGGCTCTTCCACGACGCTGTCCTGAAAACGCTGGCATGGATGTTACCGCTTAAGCAGGACAAGGAGTGGAGCGAGAGTTTTGGGAAAATTTCACTGCCTGATGACGGGTGTTTGTGCTACAGGCTGGGATTGGCGACAGGCGCAACGATTGCACCTTCACCGCTCACCGCAAGAATTGACCTCGCTCACTTGGGCATGAGACCCATCACTAATGCCGTCGACGTTACGAATTACGTCATGCTGATGCTTGGCCAGCCTCTGCACGCTTTCGACCTCAACACCTTGCCGGCAAGAGAAATCACGGTGCGTTCTGCGAGGGACGGCGAAACAATGCTGACCCTTGACGGCAAAGACAGAGTGCTTACTTCGCGCGACATGCTGATAACGTCGGGCGGTGAGGCGATAGCTCTCGCGGGAGTAATGGGCGGAGAGCAGACCGGCATTAACCCAGACACGCGCACAATCGTTATCGAGAGTGCAAGTTTCTCTGCACAGAGAGTGAGCCACACCTCACGCAGGCTGGGCATAAACTCTGAGGCGGCGTTCAGGTTCTCGCGGACTGTTGACCCCGAGCTCAGCAAGACGGCTCTTACAGCGGCGTGTGCCTTGATGCGCAAGTGGTGCGGGGCAGAGGTGGATTACCGGCCTCTTTCCGCAGAGAACGGCACGTACACACCTTCAGCCATAACCCTTACCCGCAAGAAGCTGGGCACTTATCTTTCATGGGACGACATGACGGAAGCAGCATCAATCCTTGAAGGATTCGGGATAAAGCAGGTGAGCGAAGGAGAGTTTCTGCCGCCGTCATGGAGGCCTGACATCACGATAGAGGAAGACCTCATCGAGGAGGTAGGGCGTTATCGCGGGTACAACGACGCTCCCGACGAACTGCCCGGAGCACTGCCGCGACGTGCGGACATCGGCGAGAACATGAACCTTGCCGCTCACCTCAGAACGCTAATGATGTCGCGCGGTTTCACGGAGGTAGTAACGTACAGCTTCCTTCCCGAAGACTTTCCGCAGAAGCTGAGGATTGAGGCCGAGCCGCTGACGATAGCTAACCCTATCAGCCGCGACCAGATGGCTATGAGGACGACGCTTCTTCCCGGACTACTGATGGGCTTGAAGGCAAGCATAACGTCAGGGTGGCGTGAACCAGCAAGAATGTTCGAGCAAGGCAGGGTGTTCATCGGCGGAACAGAGCCCGAACACTTGGCCGCACTGCTCTTCAACGGGACAGACACGCGCTCAGCGAATGCCGACCGTGCAGAAGGTTTCTTCGAGCTGAAGGCAGACGTTGAGGCTGTGATTCGTTCGCGGGGCTATGAACCTTCATTCGTTGCGGGAAAGGAAGCGTTCCTGCACTCGGGACAGACGGCGTGCATTATGGTTGAGGGTGAGAAAGTCGGCTGGCTCGGAAGGGTAAAGCCTGCCCTTGAGCAGGAGCTTGACGTGCAGGGAGTGTACGCGTTCGAGCTTGACGCGTCGGTTCTGGCCAAGACCAAGAAGCCTGCTTTTGCGCCGCTGAGCCAGTTCCCTGCGAGTTATCGTGATGTGTCAATGCTGGTCTCGGAAGACAGGAGCAGTGCTGAAGTCCTGCAGGACATTCGGAGCGTTGCGGGCGAACTTCTGGAGAGCGTGAGGTTGTTCGACGTTTACGCTGGAACGGGGATACCTGAGGGCTTCCGCAGCCTGGCGTACACGCTATCGTACCGTGCGGCGGACAGGACGCTGACGGTGGAGGAAGTCGAGGAGGTTCACGGCAAAGTCCGGGAACAGCTCGGCGGAAAAGGTTACGTCATCCGTTAA
- the zapA gene encoding cell division protein ZapA, protein MMAVKGAREVTVNIGGGLYSVNTSLSEEELSRVRGLIDEAYGEVNKGVRQEDALVITVLRLAYSLDAVSEKLKVLAAGLK, encoded by the coding sequence GTGATGGCGGTGAAGGGAGCGCGTGAAGTTACGGTGAACATTGGCGGCGGCCTCTACTCGGTGAACACATCATTGAGCGAGGAGGAGCTGTCGCGTGTCAGGGGGTTGATTGATGAGGCGTACGGCGAAGTGAACAAGGGCGTGAGGCAGGAGGATGCGCTGGTGATAACAGTGCTTAGGCTGGCGTACAGTTTGGACGCAGTGAGCGAGAAGCTGAAGGTTTTGGCGGCCGGGCTTAAGTGA
- a CDS encoding MgtC/SapB family protein: MGNSFIADPLAPYLGSWTSDINVYSILFRIFLAVTLAALIGCERSSKRHSAGLRTFILISMASAVAAMVDLSIMNYNKENFAAISAASVVSVAMISGNSILFSSRSQIKGLTTSAGLWASGIIGLATGAGLYTITFVSFFALLVCISQLPRIERILKDRSNHFEVHLELKNSYNLQDFITTIRKLGLKIDDIESNPAYSNSGLSVYSVSITIRERDFEKYKKHRDIIEALRSLDYIHHIEEMS, translated from the coding sequence ATGGGCAATTCCTTTATCGCCGATCCCCTCGCTCCCTACTTAGGCAGCTGGACTTCGGACATCAATGTCTATTCTATCCTCTTCCGCATCTTCCTCGCCGTAACTCTTGCCGCACTCATAGGCTGTGAACGTTCAAGCAAGAGGCATTCCGCAGGACTGAGGACGTTTATCCTCATCTCGATGGCTTCTGCTGTCGCCGCAATGGTCGACCTCTCCATCATGAACTACAACAAGGAGAACTTCGCGGCTATCTCTGCGGCTTCCGTAGTGTCCGTCGCAATGATTAGCGGCAACTCTATACTGTTCAGCTCCCGCAGCCAGATCAAGGGGCTCACGACCTCCGCAGGCTTGTGGGCGAGCGGAATCATCGGCCTCGCGACAGGTGCAGGGCTCTACACGATAACGTTCGTGTCGTTCTTTGCTCTGCTGGTGTGCATATCACAGCTCCCGCGAATCGAGCGCATCCTCAAGGACAGGTCCAACCACTTCGAGGTTCACCTTGAGCTCAAGAACAGCTACAACCTTCAGGACTTCATCACAACCATCCGCAAACTTGGCCTGAAGATTGATGACATAGAGTCCAACCCCGCCTACTCGAACTCGGGGCTGAGCGTGTATTCTGTGTCGATAACCATACGCGAGCGGGACTTCGAGAAGTACAAGAAACACAGGGACATCATCGAGGCGTTAAGGTCTCTGGATTATATTCACCATATTGAGGAAATGAGTTAG
- a CDS encoding branched-chain amino acid aminotransferase: MQISITKTTHPGTMPPEDKLGFGSVFADHMFIMDYTDADKWHNPRIVPYGPLSLMPSGDGIQYANTVFEGMKAYRWADGSVHLFRPIENAKRINVSAERIGLPLVPEDMFLQAVRELVKLDSSWVPSSEGTSLYIRPFIFATDEELALHGIHKAIFVIITSPSASYFAEGIKPVKIMLETEDVRAVRGGTGYTKCGGNYAASNRAGDRALAKGYSQVLWLDGVHRKYIEEVGAMNVMFKIKGTVVTPSLENGSILGGITRKSCLEVLRHWGIPAEERLLSVDELMGAAENGELEEAFGTGTAAVISPIGELFYNGKAYTVNGFKIGPVAQRLYDELTGIQWGKRPDPFGWTECV; the protein is encoded by the coding sequence ATGCAGATAAGCATCACCAAGACAACCCATCCCGGCACTATGCCCCCAGAGGATAAATTAGGCTTCGGCTCTGTTTTTGCAGACCACATGTTCATCATGGACTACACCGACGCGGACAAATGGCACAATCCCCGCATAGTACCTTACGGCCCGCTGTCCCTTATGCCTTCCGGCGACGGAATACAGTACGCCAACACAGTTTTTGAGGGCATGAAGGCCTACCGCTGGGCAGACGGGAGCGTCCATCTCTTCCGGCCGATCGAGAACGCGAAGCGCATCAACGTTTCCGCCGAGAGAATCGGTCTCCCGCTCGTTCCTGAAGACATGTTCCTTCAGGCTGTGCGCGAGCTCGTGAAGCTGGATTCGTCGTGGGTTCCTTCCAGCGAGGGCACGTCGCTGTACATCAGGCCGTTCATCTTCGCGACGGACGAGGAGCTTGCCCTTCACGGCATCCACAAGGCTATCTTCGTGATCATCACTTCCCCGAGCGCGAGCTACTTCGCGGAAGGCATCAAGCCCGTGAAGATTATGCTCGAGACGGAGGACGTTAGGGCAGTACGCGGAGGAACAGGCTACACGAAGTGCGGAGGCAACTACGCAGCCAGCAACAGGGCAGGAGACCGTGCACTCGCAAAAGGTTACTCGCAGGTTCTGTGGCTTGACGGAGTTCACAGGAAGTACATCGAGGAAGTCGGCGCAATGAACGTAATGTTCAAGATTAAGGGTACTGTAGTAACTCCTTCCCTCGAGAACGGCTCAATTCTCGGAGGCATCACGCGCAAGTCCTGCCTTGAGGTTCTGAGGCACTGGGGCATTCCTGCAGAAGAGAGACTGCTCAGCGTTGACGAGCTCATGGGTGCGGCAGAGAACGGAGAACTCGAGGAAGCCTTCGGGACGGGCACGGCGGCGGTAATCTCACCCATCGGCGAACTGTTCTACAACGGCAAGGCTTACACCGTCAACGGCTTCAAGATAGGGCCGGTAGCACAGAGGCTGTACGACGAACTTACAGGCATTCAGTGGGGCAAGAGGCCTGACCCGTTCGGATGGACCGAATGCGTGTAA
- a CDS encoding 4-diphosphocytidyl-2C-methyl-D-erythritol kinase codes for MRVILPSFAKLNLTLRVINKRPDGYHNLVSTFLRISSGDVLYISESTSGTDIVTADMYLPGENIVAKALRIAREEGFRIPPLNVKIHKSIPPGSGLGAGSGDAAVILKWLGAEKIAARVGADVPFLCSFLNIALVSGIGDHIEKVKTPEPHGVIAVPDWETSTKEAYAELDTMGYEVDTMLARTEQRDIYHANAGRKVGLLPNDFLKVLLKKHPKYNELFKMFDKAGAVAWGVSGSGSAAFAVLNKPTVFTWPEYVKHVLYF; via the coding sequence ATGCGTGTAATCCTGCCTTCGTTCGCAAAACTTAATCTTACCCTCCGCGTCATCAACAAGAGGCCGGACGGGTATCATAATCTTGTGTCTACGTTCCTGCGTATTTCGTCGGGGGACGTTCTGTACATTTCCGAGTCAACTTCGGGGACGGACATAGTTACGGCGGATATGTACCTGCCGGGCGAAAACATAGTGGCTAAGGCACTGAGGATTGCGCGCGAGGAAGGCTTCAGGATTCCGCCGCTGAACGTGAAGATTCACAAGAGCATTCCGCCGGGCTCAGGGCTCGGGGCAGGGAGCGGAGATGCTGCGGTCATCCTTAAGTGGCTCGGAGCTGAGAAGATTGCTGCGCGTGTAGGAGCTGATGTGCCGTTTCTGTGCTCGTTCCTGAACATCGCGCTTGTGTCCGGCATCGGCGACCACATCGAGAAGGTCAAGACCCCAGAACCTCACGGAGTAATTGCTGTTCCTGACTGGGAGACCAGCACGAAGGAAGCATACGCTGAGCTTGACACGATGGGTTACGAAGTTGACACGATGCTTGCACGCACGGAACAGAGGGACATTTACCACGCCAACGCGGGACGGAAGGTCGGGCTTCTGCCTAACGACTTCCTGAAGGTTCTGCTGAAGAAGCACCCCAAGTATAACGAACTGTTCAAGATGTTCGACAAGGCCGGTGCTGTTGCGTGGGGGGTGTCGGGCTCAGGGAGTGCGGCTTTTGCGGTGCTCAACAAACCGACAGTGTTTACTTGGCCGGAGTACGTGAAGCACGTGCTGTACTTCTAG
- a CDS encoding AAA family ATPase, translating to MIETLSITNIGGIREASLSFARGLNVITGESGAGKSSVVRALELLTGGRGGVKFIRAGTERGSVSAKFTEAAITREVLSTGRSRAKIDGESVGLNDCAKTVNGLLRIQSQFAQMELLEPERQLAMLDACLPAAVRTETFPKFREVFDQARKSAGDLRALKKRRAETERKYSAAKEIFSLVKTAQPEAGLELRLENRLADLTHKAASREHAEGSLDALTGGMSEKGFLGEAASCFENLYSFMDDDTADNVRTALEALREAVKSVTLSDGEDLNAQLEETADRLGALRRLKRLCGISDETELLDFCGEICAHLEWLESSYTELEELSARSLEERREANALAMELRRARQEVALTLTKRVNAVLGELAMEGITFGITLEGLQKLRRDGADGAEFTLSDGTRSGRVEKIASGGELSRLLLALQLSLPDEWLPPAIVFDEVEAGLGGRAAVLSGLQLKKLSRKCQVILVTHEASIAALGDEHILIQRTDGETSMRSIDGEERVREIARMLSGSPDMTEAQEHARILLKDTA from the coding sequence GTGATTGAGACCTTGAGCATCACCAACATCGGCGGCATCCGCGAGGCTTCATTGTCCTTCGCGCGCGGTCTGAACGTAATCACCGGCGAGAGCGGAGCGGGAAAGAGCAGCGTTGTGCGTGCGCTGGAGCTTCTGACGGGCGGTCGCGGGGGCGTGAAGTTCATTCGTGCGGGTACGGAACGCGGGAGTGTCTCGGCCAAGTTCACGGAGGCGGCAATAACGCGCGAGGTGCTGAGTACGGGGCGTTCGCGTGCAAAGATTGACGGCGAGAGTGTCGGGCTGAACGACTGCGCAAAGACGGTGAACGGACTTCTGAGGATTCAGAGCCAGTTCGCGCAGATGGAGCTGCTTGAGCCGGAGAGACAGCTTGCGATGCTTGACGCGTGCCTTCCTGCGGCTGTGAGGACGGAGACGTTCCCGAAGTTCCGTGAGGTGTTCGACCAGGCAAGGAAGAGTGCGGGAGACCTTCGGGCACTGAAGAAACGCCGTGCTGAGACAGAGCGGAAATACTCTGCGGCGAAGGAGATATTCTCTCTGGTGAAGACAGCCCAGCCTGAAGCAGGTTTGGAGCTCCGCCTCGAGAACAGGCTTGCAGACCTCACGCACAAAGCAGCCTCACGTGAGCACGCAGAAGGGAGCCTCGATGCACTCACCGGCGGAATGTCGGAGAAGGGTTTTCTGGGTGAGGCAGCGTCATGCTTCGAGAACCTGTACAGCTTCATGGACGACGATACTGCGGACAACGTTAGGACAGCACTTGAAGCTCTGCGCGAGGCGGTGAAGTCAGTAACGCTTTCGGACGGCGAGGATCTCAACGCTCAGCTTGAGGAGACGGCGGACAGATTAGGGGCACTGCGTAGGCTGAAGAGGCTGTGCGGAATTTCTGACGAGACGGAGCTTCTGGACTTCTGCGGGGAAATCTGCGCGCATCTCGAGTGGCTGGAGAGTAGCTACACTGAGCTTGAGGAACTTTCGGCGCGGTCTCTCGAGGAACGCCGGGAAGCCAACGCTCTGGCGATGGAGCTTCGCCGTGCGAGGCAGGAAGTTGCGTTGACGCTGACGAAGCGGGTGAATGCTGTACTTGGCGAGCTGGCGATGGAGGGAATAACCTTCGGGATAACGCTCGAGGGACTGCAGAAGTTGCGGCGGGACGGGGCGGACGGAGCAGAATTTACGCTGAGCGACGGGACGCGTTCCGGGCGTGTCGAGAAGATTGCGTCGGGCGGGGAACTGAGCAGGCTGCTGCTGGCACTCCAGCTGTCCCTTCCTGATGAGTGGCTACCTCCTGCGATTGTGTTCGACGAGGTTGAGGCGGGGCTTGGAGGACGTGCGGCGGTGCTGTCGGGGCTGCAGCTGAAGAAGTTGTCGCGTAAGTGCCAGGTGATTCTGGTTACGCACGAGGCGAGCATTGCGGCACTTGGTGATGAACACATATTGATTCAGCGTACGGACGGGGAAACGTCTATGAGGAGCATTGACGGCGAAGAGAGGGTGAGGGAGATAGCGCGGATGCTGTCTGGTTCGCCGGACATGACGGAGGCGCAGGAGCACGCACGGATTCTGCTGAAGGATACCGCATAA
- a CDS encoding NAD(+)/NADH kinase, whose product MNELGMIVNLRKPEAVSMARRLLQWGQENGCTFLLPHQEASALTTTGLDDEQWLRTVKLALVIGGDGTFLRAARYIMGTDIILHGVNLGHLGFLASSRPEEAEQDIMNILRDNFTVLERRVLRCVLYHDDSPLHRIYALNDLVLTTNAIARLLQIEIRFNDEFFCVLPADGVIVSTPTGSTAYALSAGGPIIPPHMDAMLLAPLCAHTLYSRPLMASEHDCITLIPRGVSRDLMLTQDGQLAYEVFPHDRIDINLAADKKIRTVNLTGRNFLDIVRDKLGWGSSRGVHE is encoded by the coding sequence ATGAATGAACTCGGAATGATAGTGAACCTCCGCAAGCCTGAAGCTGTCAGTATGGCGCGCCGTCTCTTGCAGTGGGGACAGGAGAACGGCTGCACGTTCCTTTTGCCACATCAGGAAGCCAGCGCACTAACGACGACCGGCCTCGACGACGAGCAGTGGCTCAGGACGGTGAAGCTGGCTCTGGTTATCGGCGGGGACGGGACGTTTCTGCGTGCGGCACGGTACATCATGGGCACGGACATAATCCTTCACGGCGTGAATCTCGGGCACTTGGGCTTTCTGGCATCGAGCAGGCCTGAGGAGGCAGAGCAGGACATCATGAACATTCTGCGGGACAATTTCACGGTGCTGGAGCGGAGGGTTCTGCGGTGCGTTCTGTATCACGATGACTCGCCTCTCCACAGGATATATGCCCTCAATGACTTGGTGCTCACGACCAACGCAATAGCCCGCCTTCTGCAGATAGAGATACGCTTCAACGACGAGTTCTTCTGCGTACTTCCTGCCGACGGAGTTATCGTGTCAACGCCGACGGGTTCGACAGCCTACGCGCTCTCTGCCGGAGGCCCGATAATCCCTCCTCACATGGACGCGATGCTTCTTGCCCCGCTGTGCGCACACACGCTGTATTCACGGCCGTTAATGGCGAGCGAGCACGACTGCATAACGCTGATTCCGCGCGGAGTATCACGGGACTTGATGCTGACGCAGGACGGACAGCTGGCATACGAAGTTTTCCCTCACGACAGAATAGACATCAACCTTGCCGCAGACAAGAAGATTCGGACGGTGAACCTTACGGGTCGCAACTTCCTTGATATTGTGAGGGATAAGCTGGGCTGGGGATCGTCAAGGGGAGTTCATGAGTGA
- a CDS encoding dCTP deaminase, whose amino-acid sequence MILSGLEIKNHIGREIIIEPFDEARLNPNSYNLSLHDELLIYTHSTLDMRHDNPTQKLTIPPEGFTLEPGKLYLGRTAEYTRTEGFIPMLEGRSSIGRLGICIHVTAGFGDVGFAGYWTLELFCVQPVRIYAGVQIAQIYYHTISEPYERYERGKYQNNEGIQASKLYEEFLI is encoded by the coding sequence ATGATACTTTCAGGGCTGGAGATAAAGAATCACATAGGCCGTGAAATCATAATAGAGCCTTTCGACGAGGCACGCCTCAACCCCAACAGCTACAATCTCTCCCTTCACGATGAACTGCTGATATACACTCACAGCACGTTGGACATGAGGCACGACAACCCCACGCAGAAGCTCACGATACCTCCAGAAGGCTTCACCCTCGAGCCCGGAAAGCTCTATCTTGGCCGGACTGCAGAATACACGCGAACGGAAGGCTTCATTCCGATGCTCGAAGGCAGGTCGTCAATCGGCAGGCTGGGGATATGCATTCACGTAACGGCGGGCTTCGGTGATGTGGGTTTTGCGGGCTACTGGACGCTCGAGCTGTTCTGTGTTCAGCCGGTGAGGATATACGCGGGAGTTCAGATAGCGCAGATATACTATCACACAATCTCCGAGCCTTACGAACGCTACGAGCGCGGCAAGTACCAGAACAACGAGGGGATACAGGCGAGCAAATTATATGAAGAGTTCTTGATATAA